The following is a genomic window from Pseudomonas promysalinigenes.
GGCATGCTCATCACACCCTGGAGCAAGCGTGCATTCTGGGCGAGGTGGGCGTCGTACACCTCGTTAATTTCCCGGCGGCTGTCGTGGTAGTTGTACAGCGCCAGCAGGCCGGTACCCAGCAGCAGTAGCAACATCACGCGCCACAGTGTGCGCTGGCGCAACGAACTCATGCCTTGGCCTCGACCAGGTAGCCGATACCGCGCACGGTGCGGATCAGCCCGTTGAACAGCTTCTTGCGCAAGTGGTAGATATTGACCTCCAGGGTATTGCTTTCAGGCTCTTCGTCCCAGCCATACAGCAACTGTGTCAGGCGCTCGCGGGTGAACACCTTGCCCGGTTGCGCCAGCAGCTCGTGCAACAATACATACTCCTTCGGCGTGAGCACCACTTCAGCGCCGTTGTAGTGCACCTGCTGCGTGGCAGGGTCGAGGCTGACCCCGGCATGTTCGATCAGAACCTTGGCACGCCCGGCGCTACGCCGCAGCAAGGCACGCAAACGTGCCTTCAACTCGTTGACGTCGAACGGCTTGACCAGGTAGTCGTCAGCGCCAGCATCCAGGCCATTGATACGATCGTCCAGGGCATCCCGGGCGGTGAGGATGAGCACTGGCAGCGAATTGCCGCCAGCGCGCACCCGCCGCAGTAGCTCGATACCATCCATGCGGGGCAACCCAAGGTCGAGAATCACCAGGTCAAAGGCCTCATGCTGCAGTGCATGCAAACCGCTGACACCGTCGCGCAGCCAGTCGAGGGTGTAACCCTCCTGGCGTAACCCGTCGCAGATTCCTTCACCCAGTGCGATGTCATCCTCAACCAGCAGCAGCCGCATAGTCAGTCCTGTTTGTCCTTGATAGCCTTGAGTAAAGCATCGATATCGGCGCGGCGACCCTGGTCTGCCAGCTCACGCCCTGGCCGAGGTGGGGCCTGCAAGGCTTTTTGCAGGGCA
Proteins encoded in this region:
- a CDS encoding response regulator codes for the protein MRLLLVEDDIALGEGICDGLRQEGYTLDWLRDGVSGLHALQHEAFDLVILDLGLPRMDGIELLRRVRAGGNSLPVLILTARDALDDRINGLDAGADDYLVKPFDVNELKARLRALLRRSAGRAKVLIEHAGVSLDPATQQVHYNGAEVVLTPKEYVLLHELLAQPGKVFTRERLTQLLYGWDEEPESNTLEVNIYHLRKKLFNGLIRTVRGIGYLVEAKA